From the Drechmeria coniospora strain ARSEF 6962 chromosome 02, whole genome shotgun sequence genome, the window TCGTCCCAGTCAGTTCAAATGGCCATCGCTCATATCCGTCACTGCCGTCGCATGCGCAAGCATTGCCTACGCAATCTTTGTCCATGAACGCCGTGGACACCTGTTTCATTTGGAAGCCGTCGAAAAGTTATTGAACTGTCGAGGCGGAAGGCAACGGGATCAAGATAGAGAGATTGCTCGAATTGCCCCCGAGACCGATGCATAGCCGAGTCCGACTCTCCAGGCTCCCTATGGCAATAGCTGTCCTACCAAACTCAAGCATCGGAGCCTACAGGTTGCTGGCATCCACCTCCTTGGCCATCCTGCCAATATATCGAAGCAGGATGGCGACGTGGTTGTCCTTCATCTTGACCTCGGCATCTTCCGTCGATTATCTCGGCTCCCTCCATATGACGGTATCCATGAAACATCCATTTTTGTACGACATGTCTAGCGGCCGCTCCATACCGGAGCTAGAGGTTACAATAAATGGACACCCCGGAACGAAGGCCTTTGGAACCGGAGGGCAAACCTTCGGGCCATACCTAGAGAGATGCAAATCTCCACAGAGCTTCACATTTCAAATCACTGACCAGCAGATGGGTAGTTGAATCGGCGACGATTAGCGAACATGGACTACAATAGGACGTAATTTTGCCATTCTACGCAAACTACAATTCGACTATCAATCCATCACATACATTTAGACCATAATATCACGACAATCGGTACATGCGACCATAGGCAGTGGAAAATACTGGATCCCGTCTGCTCTCCACACGTCAAGCCACTGACCGGCAGATTAGTAGTtgagtcggtgacgatcaGCGAACACCGGCTGTTGTATGTTTTTTTTTGCTTATCTTTTCTTCGCGGCAGTATTTTGACGCGAGTCGGGAATGATTATTTAGACCAACATCGCTTCATTGTACGAATAAACGACGAGGTCTGCTGGAATTACTGCACCTAGACTGTGTTTACGCTGCGTCCAAAAATGCTCGtttcgacggcggcacgtCAAAGAGCCTCTCTGCTTCTTCGCAGACGGCTGGACCCAACGTCCGCTGAGCTGTTGGAATCGGTCATCATGCTCCATTGCTGGACTCGGTCGTCCTACCTTCACTTGCTGGAAGCGCCCACTTCACCATCCATTCAGACGCGAGTATCTGTTGCGTCGTCCAACGTTTCTCGGGGGAGAGTGCAAGCGTGCCCCGCATCAACTCAAGAATGGCCCTTGtttcttcctcgccgaagACACCAGCATGTCGCTTTCTCCTCCACTTTTGCACCTTATCCTCAAATAACTCCTCGAGAGGTGGAAGTGTCTGACGATCGTGCGCGGGCTTGCGAGGAATATTTCCATACAAGCCTTCCCCTTCAGCCTGTGGTCTTTCCCAAAGCGTCCGCCATCTCGAAGGAAAGTGTTGGAGGCCCAAGACATCGATCTGCTCCGCCACAACCTCGTTCTGCGGTTCCAGCTCGTAGAAGACTGACTTTACACCTAGGATGTCCCAGATGGCATGTCCGAGGCTCCATATGTCAGAGGGGAACGACAAAGGTGTGTCAGGCTCGAACATGGCTTCCGGAGGTCTCTTGATGAGAGGGACGTGACAGTCTTTGCCTAGGCGTTGCTCTGTTCCTGGAGCAAATGCTTCGCCAAAGTCGCTCAACACGAGGGCACGTGCATCGTCCAAAGTGAAATCTTGTGCTTCCTTGCCCAGAATTACGGGCAGTACAGCCTGGGGCGGGATGCTTGGTGGAAGCGGGAGTCCATCATATCGTCTGACGGGGACCTGCTCGGGCTCTCCATACTTGTCCCTGAATTGATCAACGGAGAGCTGATCGAGCGTGGACGGAAGCTTGATCAAGATGTTGCGAAGGTGGATATCTAATCACGGATTATTTTTCAGCTTTGCTCAACGTCGACAAATTCGATAGACCAACCTCCATGGACGAAGCCTTGCGAATGAAcaaagtcgacggcgaggagcaaTTTGGCCGATAAGGCCCGAGCAACTTGGATGGGGAACAGTCTACTGAATTTTGCCTCTTGAACACTGCCCTGTGCAGGAAGCGTTGCGTAGCAATGATGGATTCCATTGGGGCCTTGGAGCTCAAATTCATCTAGAATGGTAGGAAGAGCCTCCGCGGCAATGGCGGGTGGATCAACGGGAGAGACGGTCGGGTTTGAGTCGGACAAACGACGCAGAATCTTGGGCTCGCTGGAAGGGCAGGACAGGGACGAGACACCGACTTTGATTGCGACATACCGATGGAGTCGGCTGTCATGAGCGAGCCAGATGGTGGCATAGCCACCATATCCTAGCTTGTCAACGACGCGATATCGATGGTGCAGGACGTCGTCAATCATGACGGGATGGAAGCCACCAGGCTCGTACATCTCCAGCCGTTCTACCCCATCAATCCACACGTACTCGCTACGTGGACTGGGTGACATTTCCGGACTCAGTGAGCCAAAGTAGCAAGGCTGGCGTCCCGCACCAAAGCTCGACAGTGCGGTTATCGACGTTGAGCGCCAGAGGCTGGAGGCGTAGCTGGCCTTTGCTTTGATTCTTGGGAAATAGACACGGGCAGAGTGAAGACTGGATGTACCTAGCATGATCTGAAACGCAGTTGAAGGAGAGACTTTGATCTACAACGCGACGAAAGAGTTGGAGTcgaggcaagtacttggggcAAGGAGTGGTTTAGCAGACGGTTGCTCACGAGGTCATCCAGAAAATGGGGAATGAGGATATGCTGACTCATCAACGTTTCACTTGCCGCGCCCAAGTTCTGGCCGAAGCTCTCAGCATGACTCCGTGCTGTTTCGAAGCAAGGGAGACGGCCAACAAGCAAGCCAAAAAGTCCCGAAAACGCGCGCGCGAATGAGAGTATTCGCCCCGCAGTCATTCTCCTCTGGCACACCTTTTTATTTGGAGACGTCGTGCTGGCGCGCGCTTGACGACACAAGGCAGCCAAGGACGGATGCTGGACTTGAAACTCATCTAGCGGCGGTTGCCGAGTATGTGCAGTGCTGTAGATATCGTGCATGCAACTGAAATTTCTAGGATGAAATAGAATGCAAAAGCTTGCATGCCAGTCGGCGGCATGGCTACATAAATAGTAGGCATCCATCCGACAGGTTTTCAGAGTGCATGTCAAGATAAATAAAAAGGACTTGGTGGCTCCGATTCTAGGCATCTTGCTGATAGTTGGTCGACTGATATCTGCCAAATTTACGTCCCACTCTCCTCGTTGTTTCCTATCGATGGCATCTGTCACGGGTGCAAACCTAGTCCGGTACTTCTTCTAtctcggcaacggcatcaAAGCGGACAGAAAAAAAGCACTTGTTGCTCTGGCATATGCGACGGCTCGGGACCAGAAGCTGGCAACCAAGATGATTTTGATTCGGTAATCATTCCATCGATAAGAGAAATTGCCCACGGCGCAATACTGACCTTGCTGGTGCTCGATAGCGCCGACTTGCACAATACGACGTCCATCAACGGGAAGCATGACGCCGATCCTCGCGGATGGCATGGC encodes:
- a CDS encoding protein kinase; its protein translation is MLGTSSLHSARVYFPRIKAKASYASSLWRSTSITALSSFGAGRQPCYFGSLSPEMSPSPRSEYVWIDGVERLEMYEPGGFHPVMIDDVLHHRYRVVDKLGYGGYATIWLAHDSRLHRYVAIKVGVSSLSCPSSEPKILRRLSDSNPTVSPVDPPAIAAEALPTILDEFELQGPNGIHHCYATLPAQGSVQEAKFSRLFPIQVARALSAKLLLAVDFVHSQGFVHGDIHLRNILIKLPSTLDQLSVDQFRDKYGEPEQVPVRRYDGLPLPPSIPPQAVLPVILGKEAQDFTLDDARALVLSDFGEAFAPGTEQRLGKDCHVPLIKRPPEAMFEPDTPLSFPSDIWSLGHAIWDILGVKSVFYELEPQNEVVAEQIDVLGLQHFPSRWRTLWERPQAEGEGLYGNIPRKPAHDRQTLPPLEELFEDKVQKWRRKRHAGVFGEEETRAILELMRGTLALSPEKRWTTQQILASEWMVKWALPASEAQRTLGPAVCEEAERLFDVPPSKRAFLDAA